The following proteins come from a genomic window of Natronosalvus vescus:
- a CDS encoding type II/IV secretion system ATPase subunit, with translation MDHTRDTDAEHESTASESSASPPDTSAVSTDASEDDPILESTFDRLTRTFHRVLETLQGSQIEVTAYDPNTHDPLVEFDGGDDRREVDRYWVNAPFAFVVIQYDDDASEHRYQTVEPDLTEDERVMLETLLDDVRDPLLYRDDDRVDIETLLRETIHEYLERYGAEIDMATFYRLFYYIFRDFRGYGRLDPIMHDPHVEDISCDGYALPIFVYHDQYTDIKTNVSFDGEELDRFVVRLAQHSGRHISIGDPMVETTLQDGSRAELALGQEVTPRGSAFTIRKYADEPLTPIDLIEYGTFSIEQMAYLWLAIEHNRSLIFAGGTASGKTTSMNAISMFIPPRSKVLTIEDTRELQLYHDNWLSSVTRERIHEGKDVTMYDLLRSALRHRPEYIVVGEVRGNEAITLFQAMNTGHTTYSTMHADSVQTVINRLENEPINVPRAMVQSLDILSVQTLTRLGGERVRRNKGLAEIEGIDQRTGELDYSMAYTWDSDTDTFTHENSRVLEEIRVDRGWSQRELLTEQQNREAFLRYALENGVSDYRRFTALVNEYYADQERVLEVISETGVDTDAGADEGTDTNEAPPNDSTQSVEPENATRGDSR, from the coding sequence ATGGATCACACACGCGACACGGACGCCGAACACGAATCGACCGCGAGCGAGTCGTCGGCGTCACCGCCGGACACATCGGCCGTTTCCACTGACGCTTCCGAGGACGATCCGATCCTCGAGTCGACGTTCGATCGTCTCACACGAACGTTCCACCGCGTCCTCGAGACGTTACAGGGGTCACAGATAGAGGTCACCGCCTACGATCCGAACACGCACGATCCGCTCGTGGAATTCGACGGCGGCGACGACCGCAGGGAGGTCGACCGATACTGGGTCAACGCGCCCTTTGCGTTCGTGGTGATCCAGTACGACGACGACGCCAGCGAACATCGCTACCAAACGGTCGAACCCGACCTTACCGAGGACGAACGCGTCATGCTCGAGACGCTCCTCGACGACGTTCGCGACCCGCTGCTCTACCGTGATGACGACAGGGTGGACATCGAGACGCTGCTCCGGGAGACGATCCACGAGTACCTCGAGCGCTACGGGGCGGAGATCGACATGGCGACGTTTTACCGGCTGTTTTACTACATCTTTAGGGACTTCCGGGGGTACGGTCGACTGGATCCGATCATGCACGACCCGCACGTCGAGGACATCTCCTGTGACGGATACGCCTTGCCTATTTTCGTCTACCACGACCAGTACACAGACATCAAGACGAACGTCTCGTTCGACGGGGAGGAACTCGACCGATTCGTCGTCCGCCTGGCCCAGCATTCCGGGCGACACATCTCGATCGGCGACCCGATGGTCGAGACCACCCTCCAAGACGGCTCTCGAGCGGAGTTGGCACTGGGTCAGGAGGTCACGCCGCGGGGGTCGGCCTTCACGATCCGTAAGTACGCCGACGAGCCACTCACGCCGATCGACCTGATCGAGTACGGAACCTTCAGCATCGAACAGATGGCGTACCTCTGGCTGGCGATCGAACACAACAGAAGTCTGATCTTCGCGGGGGGCACCGCCTCGGGGAAGACGACCAGTATGAACGCGATCTCGATGTTTATCCCCCCTCGTTCGAAGGTACTCACGATCGAGGACACCCGCGAACTCCAGCTGTATCACGACAACTGGCTCTCCTCGGTCACTCGCGAGCGGATTCACGAGGGCAAAGACGTCACGATGTACGACCTCCTCCGATCAGCGCTGCGCCACCGCCCGGAGTACATCGTCGTCGGTGAGGTTCGGGGCAACGAGGCGATCACCCTCTTTCAGGCGATGAACACCGGCCACACGACCTACTCGACGATGCACGCCGATTCGGTACAGACGGTGATCAACCGCCTCGAGAACGAGCCGATCAACGTTCCGCGGGCGATGGTACAGAGTCTCGACATCCTCTCGGTGCAGACGCTGACGCGACTTGGCGGTGAGCGCGTCCGTCGAAACAAGGGGCTCGCAGAGATCGAGGGCATCGATCAGCGGACGGGCGAACTCGACTACTCGATGGCCTACACCTGGGACAGCGACACGGATACGTTCACCCACGAAAACAGCCGCGTTCTGGAGGAGATCCGCGTCGACCGCGGCTGGAGCCAGCGAGAGCTGTTGACCGAGCAGCAAAACCGGGAAGCGTTTCTCAGGTACGCTCTCGAGAACGGCGTGTCCGACTACCGTCGGTTTACCGCCCTCGTCAACGAGTACTACGCAGACCAGGAACGCGTGCTCGAGGTGATCAGTGAGACAGGGGTCGACACCGATGCTGGAGCCGATGAGGGCACCGACACCAACGAGGCACCACCGAACGATTCGACCCAGTCGGTCGAACCGGAGAACGCCACTCGAGGGGATTCGCGGTGA
- a CDS encoding type II secretion system F family protein — protein sequence MTLTNFLPLAIAALICTPVLLAVVNRRVDTVVTRGAVGLFGTYVEEFRSEHPGRQDALRAAHFGTTYREYGSKSFLYAGLLAIVGSILGIYLIWGLLLVLSIDPEVMREQLPELLSFLANVGGVPSLSMLELFGLLLASCLTLGVLAGGGTYWLRWWYPSYVADNRARRIEASLPATVSFIYALSKSGMEFPKVVRIVAAHDATYGEAATEFEVAVRNMDTFGMDVITALQTMSRRSPSPQFREFSENLVSVLQSGHSLSSFLERQYHDYQEESESQQERMLDLLGTLAESYVTVLVAGPLFLITILFVIGISVGDTLDPMQALIYLILPFGNLAFIVYLSMVTDSVNPGRAVDMGDDVDQPRPLDAASVRPDGGQTVRTRAAANVERIRIYRRIRWLRNRLDDPFETLVDRPELTLILTGPIALGAVAWHLPRARTEAGLGLTAIDDVLVLAGLFVGAVFALVYEIHRRRINAVEAAVPDLLDRLASINEAGMPLISAMDRIRDSDLGALDVELDRIWADVQWGADLETALVRFGGRVRTRATSRVVTLLTEAMNASGNLATVLRIASRQAAAERRLRRERRQAMLEYMVVVYISFLVFLFIIAILAGYMLPNLQVGGFESGVEGVDPTQVDGLSGLEDVDPDVYTTLFYHATLIQGALSGLIAGQLSTGDVKAGVKHAVFMVGISFVLFAVLL from the coding sequence ATGACCCTCACGAACTTCCTTCCCCTGGCGATTGCCGCCCTGATCTGTACGCCGGTACTGCTGGCGGTCGTCAACAGACGCGTCGATACGGTCGTCACTCGCGGTGCCGTCGGACTCTTTGGAACCTACGTCGAGGAGTTCCGATCCGAACACCCCGGCCGACAGGACGCCCTCAGGGCGGCTCACTTCGGGACGACCTACCGCGAGTACGGCTCGAAGTCGTTCCTCTACGCCGGATTGCTCGCCATCGTCGGCAGCATCCTCGGCATCTACCTCATCTGGGGGCTGTTGCTCGTTCTCTCGATCGATCCCGAAGTGATGCGCGAGCAGCTCCCCGAACTACTGTCGTTCCTGGCAAACGTCGGCGGCGTCCCCTCGCTCTCGATGCTCGAGCTGTTCGGCCTGTTGCTCGCCTCCTGTCTCACCCTGGGCGTCCTCGCTGGCGGGGGAACCTACTGGCTCCGCTGGTGGTACCCGAGCTACGTCGCCGACAACCGGGCCCGTCGGATCGAGGCATCGCTCCCGGCGACGGTGTCGTTCATCTACGCGCTTTCGAAAAGCGGGATGGAGTTCCCGAAAGTCGTGCGAATCGTCGCCGCACACGACGCCACCTACGGGGAAGCGGCAACCGAGTTCGAGGTGGCCGTCCGGAACATGGACACCTTCGGGATGGACGTGATCACGGCACTTCAGACGATGAGCCGGCGCTCGCCTAGCCCGCAGTTTCGGGAGTTCAGCGAGAACCTCGTGAGCGTCCTCCAGAGCGGCCACAGCCTCTCGTCGTTTCTCGAGCGGCAGTATCACGATTACCAGGAGGAATCGGAGTCCCAGCAGGAGCGAATGCTCGACCTGCTGGGGACGCTCGCCGAATCGTACGTCACCGTGCTGGTTGCTGGCCCGCTGTTTCTCATCACTATTCTGTTCGTCATCGGCATCTCCGTCGGTGACACGCTCGACCCGATGCAGGCGCTGATCTACCTCATCTTGCCGTTCGGAAACCTCGCCTTCATCGTTTATCTGAGTATGGTAACTGACTCGGTGAACCCCGGTCGAGCCGTCGACATGGGCGATGATGTCGACCAGCCTCGGCCACTCGACGCCGCGTCCGTCCGACCCGATGGCGGCCAGACGGTCAGGACGCGCGCCGCCGCGAACGTCGAGCGAATCCGCATCTACCGACGAATCCGGTGGCTCAGAAACCGGCTCGACGATCCGTTCGAGACGCTCGTCGACCGACCCGAACTGACACTCATCCTCACCGGCCCGATCGCACTCGGGGCCGTTGCGTGGCACCTTCCGCGTGCTCGAACCGAGGCGGGTCTCGGACTGACCGCCATCGACGACGTGCTGGTACTCGCCGGACTGTTCGTCGGCGCGGTGTTCGCGCTGGTGTACGAGATTCATCGGCGACGGATCAACGCGGTCGAGGCCGCAGTTCCCGACCTCCTCGACCGACTCGCCAGCATCAACGAGGCCGGAATGCCGCTCATCTCGGCGATGGATCGGATTCGCGACTCCGATCTCGGGGCGCTCGACGTCGAACTCGACCGAATCTGGGCGGACGTCCAGTGGGGTGCCGACCTCGAGACGGCGCTCGTTCGCTTCGGCGGTCGCGTGCGGACGCGAGCGACCTCCCGCGTCGTCACCCTGTTGACCGAGGCGATGAACGCGAGCGGGAATCTCGCGACGGTGTTGCGGATCGCCTCCCGGCAGGCGGCGGCCGAACGGCGGCTCAGGCGCGAGCGTCGGCAGGCGATGCTCGAGTACATGGTCGTCGTCTACATCTCGTTTCTCGTCTTCCTGTTCATCATCGCTATTCTGGCGGGATACATGCTCCCGAATCTGCAGGTCGGCGGCTTCGAATCCGGTGTCGAGGGGGTCGATCCGACCCAGGTCGACGGGTTGTCGGGCCTCGAGGACGTCGATCCCGATGTCTACACGACGCTGTTCTATCACGCGACGCTCATTCAGGGTGCACTCTCCGGGTTGATCGCCGGGCAGTTGAGCACGGGTGACGTCAAGGCGGGTGTGAAACACGCTGTGTTCATGGTCGGAATCTCGTTCGTGCTGTTTGCGGTGTTGCTTTGA
- a CDS encoding class I SAM-dependent methyltransferase yields MDRRIEVRDTYDRIATHFAATREYAWPEVEEYLETHATGEIGLDLGCGNCRHAEAMSASIDVVLGLDVSRGLLETGRERTQNRGFDVDLVQADAASIPLRDDLVYTAVYVATLHHLPTREARVDSLDELARVLAPDGTALVSAWSTAHDAFEETEGFDTTVAWTLPGGEAVDRFYHIYDPDEFRADLESSALETVSFELSSGNCYAVVRPSS; encoded by the coding sequence ATGGACAGACGGATCGAGGTTCGTGACACCTACGACCGGATCGCGACACACTTCGCCGCCACCCGCGAGTACGCCTGGCCGGAGGTCGAGGAGTACCTCGAGACCCATGCAACCGGTGAAATCGGTCTCGACCTCGGCTGTGGAAACTGTCGACATGCCGAAGCCATGTCCGCTTCCATCGATGTCGTCCTCGGCCTCGACGTCAGCCGCGGCCTGCTCGAGACTGGACGCGAACGCACACAGAATCGAGGATTCGACGTCGATCTCGTGCAGGCAGATGCGGCGTCGATCCCGCTTCGGGACGACCTCGTGTACACCGCCGTGTACGTCGCAACCCTCCACCACCTGCCGACGCGGGAGGCTCGCGTGGACAGCCTCGACGAATTGGCTCGCGTGCTCGCTCCAGACGGCACGGCACTGGTGAGCGCCTGGAGCACCGCACACGACGCTTTCGAAGAGACCGAGGGGTTCGATACGACCGTCGCGTGGACGCTGCCAGGCGGGGAGGCCGTCGACCGCTTCTATCACATCTACGATCCCGACGAGTTCCGGGCTGATCTCGAGTCGAGCGCCCTCGAGACCGTTTCGTTCGAACTCTCGAGTGGGAACTGTTATGCGGTCGTTCGGCCGTCTTCATAG
- a CDS encoding transcriptional regulator: protein MADLNQIAKRIHNISPRPVRLTLDDGTEATFRMDWVEFFQQEFKGEGSRENEPDVEYRFISSEDNESVLVGRKKPDDDGWSMIGSVLEAEAVEDAE, encoded by the coding sequence ATGGCCGACCTCAATCAGATCGCGAAGCGAATACACAACATTTCGCCCAGGCCGGTTCGACTGACCCTCGACGACGGCACCGAAGCAACGTTCCGCATGGACTGGGTGGAGTTCTTCCAGCAGGAATTCAAGGGAGAGGGAAGTCGCGAGAACGAACCCGACGTCGAGTACCGGTTTATCTCGAGTGAAGACAACGAGTCGGTTCTCGTCGGCCGAAAGAAGCCGGACGACGACGGCTGGTCGATGATCGGCTCGGTGCTCGAGGCCGAAGCGGTCGAGGACGCGGAGTGA
- a CDS encoding NAD-dependent epimerase/dehydratase family protein, translating into MNVLVTGANGTVGTALRDHLEDELEAPLETTWLDIEPHSDPEYETLVGDVTDYATVRAAMEGQDAVVHLGMPDFLGGPSDRSLEWSAGFGASCQAICNVLEAAANEDVDTVVYASSNHAVGMYEVEHAPDIYEPAFELEIDHTVPPRPDSRYGVVKVFGEAMGQLAADTHGLQGYAIRICSIRDPEYDHPYGDAERGVDRGSFERESDDYAEQVARQQCMWQSRRDFAQEVARCLEHGGARADDGESGGFEVFYGRSASDRSWFDLERAREVIGYEPHDDATAWDGPPEAGRPD; encoded by the coding sequence GTGAACGTACTCGTCACCGGCGCAAACGGTACCGTTGGAACAGCCCTTCGCGACCACCTCGAGGACGAACTCGAGGCTCCCCTCGAGACGACCTGGCTCGACATCGAACCCCATTCGGATCCGGAGTACGAGACGCTGGTCGGTGACGTCACCGACTATGCGACCGTCCGAGCCGCAATGGAAGGCCAGGACGCGGTCGTTCACCTGGGGATGCCTGATTTCCTCGGCGGGCCGAGCGATCGATCGCTCGAGTGGAGCGCCGGCTTCGGTGCCAGCTGTCAGGCGATCTGTAACGTGCTCGAGGCCGCCGCCAACGAAGACGTCGACACCGTCGTCTACGCCTCCTCGAATCACGCGGTCGGCATGTACGAGGTCGAACACGCACCCGACATCTACGAGCCGGCATTCGAACTCGAGATCGATCACACCGTGCCGCCACGGCCGGACTCCCGGTACGGCGTCGTCAAAGTTTTCGGCGAAGCGATGGGACAACTCGCTGCCGATACCCACGGTCTCCAGGGGTATGCGATCCGCATCTGCTCGATTCGCGACCCCGAGTACGACCACCCGTACGGGGATGCCGAGCGTGGTGTCGACCGCGGCTCGTTCGAGCGCGAGAGCGACGACTACGCAGAACAGGTCGCCCGCCAGCAGTGTATGTGGCAGTCGCGGCGCGATTTCGCACAGGAGGTGGCCCGCTGTCTCGAGCACGGTGGCGCTCGAGCCGACGACGGCGAGAGTGGTGGGTTCGAGGTGTTCTACGGTCGGAGCGCGAGCGACCGAAGCTGGTTCGACCTCGAGCGCGCCCGCGAGGTCATCGGGTACGAGCCACACGATGATGCGACGGCGTGGGACGGCCCGCCGGAAGCCGGACGTCCCGATTGA
- a CDS encoding PQQ-binding-like beta-propeller repeat protein, whose product MNRRQFLTAITGGLIAVAGCTQTETEIPGLEPDRELWSFQSIDQQRVSTTPAVRDGRVYVGSDDHNVYALAADTGREIWQFETDGGVQSSPAMADETLYIGSLDHHLYALGFDGTERWSVVTGDKVYASPTVTADRVLIGSRDSYLYALESDCGESIWRTYIGGVVFSKATVDSEYVYIGGGDGDLVKLRLDDGTIEWRALTDERVSVTPTIVDDRVLFADHDGGVYALSRSDGETLWTKELSDGVASSPTVQDGTVYFGSWDTTIYAVDLETGELTWEVDAYGHESSTPTIVDGVLYIGDSWGIVYALDPQTGDAYWRFETGNAVNASPTIVDGVAYIASNDGHVYALDVT is encoded by the coding sequence ATGAACCGGAGACAGTTCCTGACGGCGATCACCGGGGGCTTGATCGCCGTTGCCGGCTGTACGCAGACGGAGACGGAGATCCCGGGACTCGAGCCGGATCGGGAACTGTGGTCGTTTCAATCGATCGACCAGCAACGTGTCTCGACGACGCCTGCTGTCCGTGACGGTCGGGTCTACGTCGGGAGCGACGATCACAACGTCTATGCGCTGGCGGCGGATACCGGTCGTGAGATCTGGCAGTTCGAAACGGACGGTGGTGTCCAATCGTCGCCAGCGATGGCCGATGAAACACTGTACATTGGGAGTCTCGACCACCATCTCTACGCACTCGGATTCGACGGCACCGAACGGTGGTCGGTCGTAACGGGAGACAAAGTGTACGCATCACCGACGGTCACGGCGGATCGGGTACTGATCGGGAGTCGGGATTCGTACCTCTACGCGCTCGAATCGGATTGTGGTGAGTCGATCTGGCGGACGTATATTGGCGGCGTCGTTTTCTCGAAAGCGACAGTCGACTCCGAGTACGTCTACATCGGCGGAGGAGACGGTGATCTCGTCAAACTACGCCTGGACGATGGCACCATCGAGTGGCGAGCCCTGACCGACGAGCGGGTGTCAGTCACGCCTACTATCGTCGACGATCGAGTTCTCTTTGCGGATCACGATGGGGGCGTGTACGCGCTCTCTCGATCGGACGGGGAGACGCTGTGGACGAAAGAACTGAGCGATGGTGTCGCCTCCTCACCTACGGTTCAGGATGGGACTGTCTACTTCGGCAGTTGGGATACGACAATCTATGCGGTGGATCTCGAGACGGGGGAGTTAACGTGGGAAGTCGACGCCTACGGACACGAGAGTTCGACGCCAACGATCGTGGACGGCGTCCTCTACATCGGTGACTCGTGGGGGATCGTGTACGCGCTCGATCCGCAGACGGGTGATGCGTACTGGCGGTTCGAAACGGGGAACGCGGTAAACGCCTCGCCGACGATCGTCGATGGCGTCGCGTATATCGCGAGCAACGACGGTCACGTGTATGCACTCGACGTGACCTGA